From Rhodoflexus caldus, a single genomic window includes:
- a CDS encoding DUF4411 family protein, translating into MQVYVLDSNFFIQAYRIYYPPDVAVNFWLKIRELASQGRIISIDKVRDELYQGNDALKDWCKNNLPTDFFRATDVPEVLAAYRSVIGWAISRNSHYVPNAINEFLEATEADAFLTAYCLAAADSRILVTQEISEPNRKNKVKIPDACNAVGVSYVDTITMFRQLGATF; encoded by the coding sequence ATGCAGGTATATGTTTTAGACAGCAACTTTTTCATTCAGGCATACCGGATTTATTATCCTCCTGATGTGGCAGTTAATTTTTGGCTCAAAATCAGGGAGCTTGCTTCACAAGGAAGAATCATCAGCATTGATAAGGTAAGAGATGAATTATATCAAGGAAATGATGCTTTGAAAGATTGGTGTAAAAACAATTTACCGACTGATTTTTTTAGGGCTACGGATGTGCCCGAAGTGCTGGCGGCTTATCGGAGTGTAATAGGATGGGCTATCTCACGCAATAGCCACTACGTGCCGAATGCAATTAATGAATTTTTGGAAGCAACAGAGGCAGACGCTTTTTTAACTGCCTATTGTCTTGCTGCTGCTGATAGTCGGATATTGGTTACACAGGAAATAAGCGAACCAAACCGCAAAAACAAGGTAAAAATCCCTGATGCCTGTAATGCTGTTGGGGTTTCGTATGTTGATACTATCACCATGTTTAGGCAGTTGGGGGCAACGTTTTAG
- a CDS encoding ImmA/IrrE family metallo-endopeptidase encodes MAVRVNIQANILNWAIQRAGYNVPEFVANNPTIEKWLTGEKQPTVKQLEEFSRKVHLPFGYLFLNEPPKEKLPIPFFRSNGNRTDAVSLNVYDTVLLLQQRQDWLKNYLKDNGFEPLPFVGKFRDSTDVKAIAADIRQTLGLADDWASAYKTWQEAKDFLTLKIEDKGIITTFNGVVENNTHRAIPVDECRGFVLVDEYAPFMFVNSADWKAAQMFTIVHELAHIWTGQSAGFDFRQLQPANDPVELLCDRVAAEFLVPETAFNEIWHQHKDYKAVARYFKVSEIVAARRALDTGKISRADFFGFYNAYASREQSKKDNQSSGGDFYATAGKRVSLTFMSHIRNALKSGQLLYRDACKLTGFKGDTFEQFLSKKM; translated from the coding sequence ATGGCAGTAAGGGTAAACATACAGGCAAACATACTGAACTGGGCTATTCAGCGGGCGGGTTACAATGTGCCGGAGTTTGTGGCAAACAACCCGACTATTGAAAAATGGCTCACGGGAGAAAAGCAACCGACTGTTAAGCAACTGGAAGAATTTTCTCGCAAAGTTCACCTGCCTTTCGGCTACCTGTTTTTAAATGAGCCTCCCAAAGAAAAGCTGCCGATTCCTTTTTTTCGCAGCAATGGCAACCGAACAGATGCCGTTAGTCTGAATGTGTATGATACTGTTTTGTTGCTGCAACAACGGCAAGACTGGTTAAAAAACTATCTGAAAGACAACGGATTTGAGCCGTTGCCTTTCGTAGGTAAGTTCCGTGATAGTACCGATGTCAAAGCGATTGCAGCCGATATCAGGCAGACGCTCGGTCTTGCTGATGACTGGGCAAGTGCTTACAAAACATGGCAGGAAGCAAAGGACTTTTTGACGCTGAAAATTGAGGATAAAGGCATTATCACAACCTTTAACGGGGTTGTAGAAAATAACACCCATAGGGCTATTCCTGTGGACGAATGCAGGGGCTTTGTACTGGTAGATGAATACGCGCCGTTTATGTTTGTCAATAGTGCCGACTGGAAAGCTGCGCAGATGTTTACCATTGTGCACGAACTGGCACACATCTGGACGGGGCAAAGTGCGGGTTTTGACTTTCGGCAGTTGCAACCGGCTAATGACCCTGTGGAGTTGCTTTGTGATCGTGTGGCTGCGGAGTTCCTTGTACCTGAAACGGCCTTTAATGAAATCTGGCATCAGCACAAAGATTACAAAGCCGTAGCGCGTTACTTCAAAGTAAGCGAAATAGTAGCGGCTCGGCGGGCGTTGGATACGGGCAAAATCAGCCGTGCGGATTTTTTCGGTTTCTATAATGCCTATGCCAGCAGGGAGCAAAGCAAAAAAGATAATCAAAGCTCCGGCGGTGATTTCTATGCTACTGCCGGAAAACGTGTAAGCCTTACTTTTATGAGCCACATCAGGAACGCGCTTAAATCCGGTCAGTTGCTCTATCGGGATGCCTGCAAGCTGACGGGCTTTAAGGGCGATACATTTGAGCAGTTTTTATCCAAGAAAATGTAA
- a CDS encoding helix-turn-helix domain-containing protein encodes MDISEAIRAIRTSKGIKQYEVADILGIERPNYVRLEKRGDKLTVEQLKRIAAALGVTIDDILHYGEKRLDTEQVQALEAEIQEYKAALKVYRDRVNIVFDYLNQEYFRETVKPLLQSDFLDHAGRVSNLQACKAVFLRLTASVFYKLITRAFVNIFPQGKISATALYYLLMYLVADDLITADFLKSIAADLGGGLWEITPEKQKEMLEEFMPQVETETADFTRLQLLEGVHFNKKTA; translated from the coding sequence ATGGATATATCGGAAGCTATTAGGGCAATCAGGACTTCAAAGGGTATTAAGCAATATGAAGTAGCGGACATACTCGGTATTGAGAGACCTAATTACGTCCGATTGGAAAAGCGTGGCGATAAGCTGACCGTAGAACAGTTAAAGCGCATTGCGGCGGCGTTGGGGGTAACGATAGACGATATTTTGCACTACGGGGAAAAGCGGTTAGATACTGAACAGGTGCAAGCGTTGGAAGCCGAAATACAGGAGTACAAAGCGGCTTTGAAAGTCTATCGGGACAGGGTAAATATCGTGTTTGATTATTTGAATCAGGAATATTTCAGGGAAACGGTAAAGCCGTTGTTGCAAAGCGATTTTTTAGACCATGCGGGGCGGGTAAGCAACTTGCAGGCTTGCAAAGCGGTATTTCTGCGGCTAACGGCAAGTGTATTTTACAAACTCATTACACGGGCGTTTGTCAATATTTTTCCACAAGGCAAAATCAGTGCTACGGCGTTGTATTACCTGCTGATGTATTTAGTAGCGGATGACTTAATCACTGCGGATTTTCTGAAAAGCATAGCGGCAGATTTGGGCGGTGGGCTTTGGGAAATTACGCCTGAAAAACAAAAAGAGATGTTGGAGGAATTTATGCCACAGGTAGAAACTGAAACGGCAGATTTTACACGGCTGCAACTGCTGGAAGGGGTACACTTCAATAAAAAAACCGCCTGA
- a CDS encoding site-specific integrase — protein sequence MSFNVLFINRPGRRKSRARICLRITISGQRKEIATGITGEAANWQQHEQRFAGSDKAANAPLLALKNKAMRIYAEAVNSSTEAQPSLTDFLALWDTTAQNVGLMELYDEVIDRKELEASKGKIAARTLERYHRTRTVLQEFFASENRRDLPIKKADIPFCNRFQDYLQQRNYKPAYVRKFFVQAKQAAQLAIKKGIIAHSPMLHFKVRVPQGEPPVYLTRPEVQRIAATDFVPHSVQMQRAADVFLFQCYTGLAYADTQRFDAARHLVTDEEGNTWLHIPRAKTGNAQEVPLYAIPEARQILEKYGNRLPQITNQKMNYFLKWIAQICGINKPISTHTGRKTAATYWLNSGFSYESVSRMIGHHSPEVTRQYYARINRHKIKQELIKQKSAGTGTADASNPALQTLNLERHGKQN from the coding sequence ATGAGTTTTAACGTCTTGTTTATCAACCGACCCGGCAGGCGCAAGAGCCGCGCCCGCATCTGTTTGCGCATTACCATTAGCGGACAGCGCAAAGAAATTGCCACAGGCATTACAGGCGAAGCTGCCAACTGGCAGCAGCACGAACAGCGATTTGCAGGCAGCGACAAAGCCGCCAACGCCCCGCTTTTAGCCCTGAAAAACAAAGCCATGCGCATTTATGCAGAAGCCGTAAACAGCAGCACCGAAGCCCAGCCCTCACTAACCGACTTTCTGGCACTTTGGGACACCACCGCCCAAAACGTCGGACTGATGGAATTGTACGATGAAGTAATAGACCGAAAGGAATTAGAAGCCTCAAAAGGTAAAATTGCAGCCCGAACGCTGGAACGCTACCACCGCACCCGCACGGTATTGCAAGAGTTTTTTGCAAGCGAAAACCGCCGCGATTTGCCCATCAAAAAGGCAGATATTCCGTTTTGCAACCGTTTTCAGGACTATTTGCAGCAACGGAACTACAAACCCGCCTATGTTCGCAAATTCTTTGTGCAAGCCAAGCAAGCCGCACAGTTGGCAATCAAAAAAGGTATTATCGCACATTCGCCAATGTTGCACTTTAAAGTACGTGTACCGCAAGGCGAACCGCCCGTTTATTTGACCCGCCCCGAAGTGCAGCGCATAGCCGCCACCGACTTTGTGCCGCATTCGGTACAGATGCAGCGCGCCGCAGATGTTTTTCTTTTTCAGTGCTACACGGGTTTAGCCTATGCCGATACGCAACGATTTGACGCAGCCCGCCACTTAGTAACCGACGAAGAAGGCAACACTTGGTTACACATACCCCGCGCCAAAACAGGCAACGCGCAGGAAGTACCCTTGTATGCCATACCCGAAGCCCGCCAGATACTGGAAAAGTACGGCAACCGATTGCCGCAAATCACTAATCAGAAGATGAATTATTTCCTGAAATGGATAGCCCAAATTTGCGGCATTAATAAGCCCATTAGCACCCACACAGGCAGGAAAACCGCCGCCACCTATTGGCTCAATAGCGGGTTCAGTTACGAGTCGGTAAGCCGCATGATAGGACACCACAGCCCCGAAGTTACACGGCAATATTACGCCCGCATCAACCGCCACAAAATCAAACAAGAACTTATCAAACAAAAAAGCGCCGGCACAGGAACTGCCGACGCTTCAAATCCAGCCCTCCAAACGCTTAATTTAGAAAGACATGGAAAACAAAATTAA
- a CDS encoding DUF5906 domain-containing protein, protein MKRHYIRVGTQYYLIAKKPLASGDTITKMIAWSKSNIKDDETDKDILKKIPKYIDFVCIPGHLDYRQTIGEFYNLYEPFHHKPAPGDCSNSLRFMRHIFGEHYELGIDYMKLLLEKPIQKLPVLSLVSRERNTGKTTFLNWLKAIYNGNMSICRSKDFESQFNSEWVYKRIIAIDETFLEKKATTETLKALSTARTIVSEAKGKDREQVEFHGVIVLCTNNEADFVKIDDEETRYWVRKVPQMEQEDPNFLDEKLIPEIPAFLHYLTQWKLTTEKQGRMWFTQAQIWTEALERVKVESRNTLEKELEIIISEKLDEFGLDEIQFAEKDLIELLKSESNIRAHRNQISKVIREKWGLQSKNSTYKHYYWMDGQNGEILLGSITKKGFFFSFNRSLFEKYKNKTA, encoded by the coding sequence ATGAAAAGACACTACATCCGTGTAGGCACACAGTACTACCTAATCGCAAAAAAGCCGCTCGCATCAGGCGATACTATCACAAAAATGATTGCTTGGTCAAAGTCTAACATCAAAGACGATGAAACAGACAAGGACATTTTGAAGAAAATTCCCAAGTACATTGATTTTGTTTGCATACCTGGGCATCTGGATTACCGACAAACGATAGGCGAATTTTACAATTTATACGAGCCGTTTCACCATAAGCCCGCCCCCGGCGATTGCTCAAACTCTTTGCGGTTCATGCGCCACATTTTTGGCGAACACTACGAGTTAGGCATAGATTACATGAAGTTACTTTTGGAAAAGCCTATCCAAAAATTACCCGTTCTTTCTCTGGTTAGCCGCGAGCGCAACACGGGCAAAACCACATTCCTTAATTGGCTCAAAGCAATCTATAACGGAAACATGAGTATTTGCCGTTCCAAAGACTTTGAAAGCCAATTTAACAGCGAATGGGTTTACAAACGCATTATTGCTATAGATGAAACTTTCCTTGAAAAGAAAGCGACAACCGAAACCCTCAAAGCCCTTTCCACCGCCCGCACTATCGTAAGCGAAGCCAAAGGCAAAGACCGCGAACAAGTAGAATTTCATGGCGTTATTGTGCTTTGCACCAACAACGAAGCCGACTTTGTCAAGATAGACGACGAAGAAACCCGCTACTGGGTGCGCAAAGTCCCGCAAATGGAACAGGAAGACCCCAACTTTTTGGACGAAAAATTAATACCCGAAATACCAGCGTTTTTGCACTACCTGACACAATGGAAGCTAACCACCGAAAAGCAAGGCAGAATGTGGTTCACACAGGCGCAAATTTGGACGGAAGCGCTTGAACGGGTAAAAGTCGAAAGCCGCAACACGCTTGAAAAAGAACTTGAAATTATCATCAGTGAAAAGTTAGACGAATTCGGGTTAGACGAAATCCAATTTGCCGAAAAGGATTTGATTGAGTTGCTCAAATCCGAATCAAACATCAGAGCGCACCGCAATCAAATCAGCAAGGTAATCCGCGAAAAATGGGGCTTGCAGTCAAAAAACAGTACCTACAA